The Oceanithermus desulfurans genome has a window encoding:
- a CDS encoding WD40/YVTN/BNR-like repeat-containing protein: MKRLAQGMRTAGLLLLTAAVLAACGGEAAPPPEPGFTLALNPDQLTLVPGGEGAGLTLTLTPHDGFTGAVELRLEAADGTAAPAGLHLSPERVEVAGATAQLTLDLAADLTVAPDVLDLRLQGRAAEATAATALTLTVASGTGASWTPRSVALRAVAYEADRFVAVGASGALLTSPDGADWTLHAADGYPRLNGVVYGDGAFVAVGDAGAVLTSADGEAWSPRTSGTTRNLLGVAYGGGVYLAVGEGGAVYTSADGAVWDQQVSGTDQELRSVAYGNGVFTAVGSGGAVLTSPDGRVWTTQDAGTSAPLSAVAYGDGGFVAAGFRGALLTSPDGATWTARDAGTSYNLSAAAFGGGRYVVVGDGGAVLSSADGASWSLHRTGGYHALAGVAYGGDVYLAVGEGGAVFTSSDAATWARRPRGTRDSLNAVIADGGGFLAVGYGGAVVASTDGADWTERAPASGYSLYGAVRGPGAYVAVGAGGTVLSSPDGEAWTSRRSGTYDDLSAVAYGNGVFVAVGYGGQVLTSPAGETWSKQDSGSYRWLQGVVFAAGRFVAVGQEGTLISSPDGANWTAHTSGTYRDLNAVAYGGGLFVAVGDGGAVLTSPDGETWTLRDMGADASFFGLAYGAGGFVAVGSEGAVYTSPDGATWTAAERPTDEWLYAVAYRPGTFAAVGRDGVILTSP; the protein is encoded by the coding sequence ATGAAGAGACTTGCCCAAGGGATGCGCACCGCAGGCCTGCTTTTGCTCACCGCGGCGGTTCTGGCCGCTTGCGGCGGGGAGGCCGCGCCTCCGCCCGAGCCGGGCTTCACGCTCGCACTCAACCCCGACCAGCTCACCCTGGTGCCCGGCGGCGAGGGCGCCGGGCTGACCCTGACCCTGACCCCCCACGACGGCTTTACCGGAGCGGTGGAGCTGCGCCTGGAAGCCGCGGACGGCACCGCCGCGCCGGCGGGCCTCCACCTGTCCCCCGAGCGCGTCGAGGTGGCCGGCGCCACCGCGCAGCTGACCCTCGACCTCGCCGCCGACCTCACGGTGGCCCCCGACGTTTTGGACCTGCGGTTGCAGGGGCGGGCCGCGGAGGCGACGGCCGCGACGGCGCTGACCCTGACCGTCGCGAGCGGGACGGGGGCCAGCTGGACGCCGCGCTCGGTGGCGCTGCGCGCCGTGGCCTACGAGGCCGACCGCTTCGTGGCCGTGGGGGCGAGCGGCGCCCTCCTCACCTCGCCCGACGGCGCGGACTGGACGCTGCACGCGGCCGACGGGTACCCCCGGTTGAACGGGGTCGTCTACGGCGACGGCGCCTTCGTGGCCGTGGGCGACGCCGGCGCCGTGCTCACCTCGGCGGACGGCGAGGCCTGGAGCCCCCGGACCTCGGGGACGACGCGCAACCTGCTGGGCGTCGCCTACGGCGGAGGGGTCTACCTGGCCGTGGGCGAGGGGGGCGCGGTCTACACCTCGGCCGACGGCGCGGTCTGGGACCAACAGGTCTCGGGTACGGATCAGGAACTCCGCTCCGTCGCTTACGGCAACGGCGTCTTCACGGCGGTGGGGTCCGGCGGCGCCGTGCTCACCTCCCCCGACGGGCGCGTCTGGACCACGCAGGACGCGGGCACGAGCGCTCCCTTGAGCGCGGTGGCCTACGGCGACGGGGGCTTCGTGGCCGCCGGCTTCCGCGGCGCCCTCCTCACCTCACCGGACGGCGCGACCTGGACCGCGCGCGACGCGGGCACGAGCTACAACCTCTCCGCCGCCGCCTTCGGCGGAGGCCGCTACGTCGTCGTGGGCGACGGCGGCGCCGTTCTCAGCTCCGCAGACGGAGCGAGCTGGAGCCTCCACCGCACCGGCGGCTACCACGCGCTGGCCGGCGTGGCCTACGGCGGGGACGTCTACCTGGCCGTGGGCGAGGGGGGCGCGGTCTTCACCTCGTCCGACGCCGCCACCTGGGCGCGCCGCCCGCGCGGCACCCGCGACAGCCTCAACGCCGTCATCGCCGACGGCGGGGGCTTCCTCGCCGTGGGGTACGGCGGGGCGGTGGTGGCCTCCACCGACGGGGCGGACTGGACTGAGCGCGCCCCGGCTTCGGGGTACTCCCTCTACGGCGCCGTCCGCGGGCCCGGGGCCTACGTGGCCGTGGGGGCGGGCGGCACGGTCCTAAGCTCCCCCGACGGCGAAGCTTGGACGTCGCGGAGGTCGGGAACCTACGACGACCTCTCCGCCGTCGCCTACGGCAACGGGGTCTTCGTGGCCGTGGGGTACGGGGGCCAGGTTCTCACCTCGCCCGCCGGCGAAACCTGGAGCAAGCAGGACTCCGGCAGCTACCGCTGGCTCCAGGGCGTCGTCTTCGCCGCGGGCCGCTTCGTGGCGGTGGGCCAGGAAGGCACCCTGATCTCCTCCCCCGACGGCGCGAACTGGACCGCGCACACCAGCGGCACCTACCGCGACCTCAACGCCGTCGCCTACGGTGGCGGCCTCTTCGTGGCGGTGGGCGACGGCGGCGCCGTGCTCACCTCCCCCGACGGCGAGACGTGGACGCTGCGCGACATGGGCGCGGACGCCTCCTTCTTCGGGCTGGCCTACGGCGCGGGCGGCTTCGTCGCCGTGGGCAGCGAGGGGGCCGTGTACACCTCCCCCGACGGCGCGACCTGGACCGCGGCGGAGCGGCCCACGGACGAGTGGCTCTACGCCGTGGCCTACCGCCCGGGCACCTTCGCGGCGGTGGGCCGGGACGGGGTGATCCTGACCTCGCCCTAG
- a CDS encoding spondin domain-containing protein, which translates to MKRRIVTLGLAGLLLGAVAQMGSDAGKDKMGGSEMMGEYTFQVRVENVSTAGTLKTMGGGVAVPLAPGVWVVHEGANPLFTPGRAAGLGLEQLAEDGDPAALAAALEMKPGVAVVGVFAVPEGQMDPAPILPGQAYTFTVTAAPGARLSLATMFVQSNDWFYAPGPEGIELFPMDHPLEGEVTTLIKLWDAGTEVNEPAGEGPNQAPRQMGKNYGADEGGVVHEAMGAELTGPVIRVTVTPVK; encoded by the coding sequence ATGAAACGACGGATCGTAACGCTGGGACTGGCCGGGCTGCTGCTGGGCGCCGTGGCGCAGATGGGCTCGGACGCGGGCAAGGACAAGATGGGCGGCTCGGAGATGATGGGCGAGTACACCTTCCAGGTGCGGGTCGAGAACGTGAGCACCGCGGGCACGCTCAAGACCATGGGGGGCGGCGTGGCCGTGCCGCTGGCGCCGGGCGTCTGGGTGGTGCACGAGGGCGCGAACCCCCTCTTCACGCCGGGCCGGGCCGCGGGGCTGGGGCTCGAGCAGCTGGCCGAGGACGGCGACCCCGCCGCCCTGGCGGCGGCGCTGGAGATGAAGCCGGGGGTCGCCGTGGTGGGCGTCTTCGCGGTGCCCGAGGGCCAGATGGACCCCGCCCCGATCCTTCCGGGTCAGGCCTACACCTTCACCGTGACCGCCGCCCCGGGGGCGCGGCTTTCGCTGGCCACGATGTTCGTGCAGTCGAACGACTGGTTCTACGCCCCGGGGCCCGAAGGCATCGAGCTCTTCCCCATGGACCACCCGCTCGAGGGCGAGGTGACGACGCTCATCAAGCTCTGGGACGCCGGCACCGAGGTGAACGAACCCGCCGGCGAGGGCCCCAACCAGGCGCCGCGGCAGATGGGCAAGAACTACGGGGCCGACGAGGGCGGCGTGGTGCACGAGGCGATGGGCGCAGAGCTCACCGGGCCGGTGATCCGGGTGACGGTCACGCCGGTGAAGTAA
- a CDS encoding sensor histidine kinase has translation MRSLAARLALAFSLLVLPLGALFVWGALDAARRYHQEIAQNQYRGLAENLLHLRPGLMVGGERAGALDALAAELAMINPGVEVYLLDAQGRIVGASPPMEALVRKRVDLRPLERFLRGEVRGPLLGDDPKRPRGRQVFSAAPVPGGGWIYVLLSDRALDSVAEAVAGSTVLRLALWAGLGLVLLAALVAAGTAWGLTRRLTALEAAMERFDPATEVGLPSAAAGERDEIDRLHARFAELAGRVRALLASEREADRHRRELVAGVSHDLRTPLAVLSGYLETLEQEGERLGAADRVRYLAAARAQAARLARMTDDLFTLARLESGAWPFAPEPLALAELVQDVVLELRPRFEARGVALELAPPPGPLLVKGEAGLLERALVNVLANALEHTPKGGRVAVRLAEKDGEARVAVADTGSGIAPEDLPHLFERTFRKRDGGSGLGLAIAQQALRLHGGRIEAASAPGEGSRFVLRLPAI, from the coding sequence GTGAGGAGCCTGGCGGCGCGGCTGGCGCTGGCCTTCTCGCTGCTGGTGCTGCCGCTGGGGGCCCTCTTCGTCTGGGGGGCGCTCGACGCCGCGCGCCGTTACCACCAGGAGATCGCCCAGAACCAGTACCGCGGCCTCGCCGAGAACCTGCTGCACCTGCGGCCGGGGCTGATGGTGGGCGGAGAGCGCGCGGGCGCGCTGGACGCGCTGGCCGCGGAGCTGGCCATGATCAACCCCGGCGTCGAGGTCTACCTGCTCGACGCGCAGGGCCGCATCGTGGGGGCCTCGCCCCCCATGGAGGCGCTGGTGCGAAAGCGGGTGGACCTGCGTCCGCTGGAGCGCTTCCTGCGCGGCGAGGTGCGGGGCCCGCTCCTGGGCGACGACCCCAAGCGCCCCCGCGGCCGCCAGGTCTTCTCCGCCGCGCCGGTGCCCGGCGGCGGCTGGATCTACGTCCTCCTCTCCGACCGCGCCCTCGACTCGGTGGCCGAGGCCGTGGCCGGCAGCACCGTGCTGCGGCTTGCGCTCTGGGCGGGGTTGGGGCTGGTGCTGCTGGCGGCGCTGGTGGCCGCGGGCACCGCCTGGGGGCTGACGCGCCGGCTCACCGCCCTGGAGGCGGCGATGGAGCGCTTCGACCCCGCCACCGAGGTCGGCCTGCCGTCGGCGGCGGCGGGTGAGCGTGACGAGATCGACCGCCTGCACGCGCGCTTCGCCGAGCTGGCGGGGCGGGTGCGGGCGCTGCTGGCCTCCGAGCGCGAGGCCGACCGCCACCGGCGCGAGCTGGTGGCCGGGGTCTCGCACGACCTGCGCACCCCGCTGGCGGTGCTCTCGGGCTACCTGGAGACGCTGGAGCAGGAAGGGGAGCGGCTCGGCGCGGCCGACCGCGTCCGCTACCTGGCCGCGGCCCGCGCCCAGGCGGCGCGGCTGGCGCGGATGACCGACGACCTCTTCACCCTCGCCCGGCTCGAGTCGGGGGCCTGGCCCTTCGCCCCCGAGCCCCTGGCCCTCGCCGAGCTGGTGCAGGACGTGGTCCTCGAGCTGCGGCCGCGCTTCGAGGCCCGGGGGGTGGCGCTCGAGCTGGCCCCGCCGCCGGGGCCGCTGCTGGTGAAGGGCGAGGCGGGGCTGCTGGAGCGGGCGCTCGTCAACGTGCTGGCCAATGCGCTGGAGCACACCCCAAAAGGCGGCCGGGTGGCCGTGCGCCTCGCCGAAAAGGACGGCGAGGCGCGGGTCGCGGTGGCCGACACCGGCTCCGGCATCGCCCCCGAAGACCTGCCCCACCTCTTCGAGCGAACCTTCCGCAAGCGCGACGGCGGCTCCGGCCTGGGGCTCGCCATCGCCCAGCAGGCGCTGCGGCTGCACGGCGGCCGCATCGAGGCGGCGAGCGCACCGGGCGAGGGCAGCCGTTTCGTGCTGCGCCTCCCCGCGATCTGA
- a CDS encoding response regulator transcription factor, translating into MARILIVEDDREIAALAAAQLERAGHAVRVVHDGEAGLAEALEGGHDLLVLDVMLPGVSGFEIVERLRRRPGYPRVLMLTARAEEVDRVLGLELGADDYLTKPFSLRELEARVRALLRRGVAAPEAEPAGRLVYRGLEIDPAARRVRVGGRPVNLTAREFDLLFELARHPGRVYTRAELLERVWGAGFEGYEHTVNSHINRLRAKIEPDAKNPVYVETVWGVGYRFGGGEG; encoded by the coding sequence AGATCGCCGCCCTCGCCGCCGCCCAGCTGGAACGCGCCGGCCACGCCGTGCGCGTCGTGCACGACGGCGAGGCGGGGCTGGCGGAGGCGCTCGAGGGCGGCCACGACCTGCTCGTCCTCGACGTGATGCTGCCGGGGGTGAGCGGCTTCGAGATCGTCGAGCGGCTGCGCCGCCGGCCCGGCTACCCGCGGGTGCTGATGCTCACCGCCCGCGCCGAAGAAGTGGACCGTGTGCTGGGGCTCGAGCTGGGCGCGGACGACTACCTGACCAAGCCCTTCTCGCTGCGCGAGCTGGAGGCGCGGGTGCGGGCGCTGCTGAGGCGCGGCGTCGCCGCCCCGGAGGCGGAGCCCGCGGGGCGGCTCGTCTACCGCGGGCTCGAGATCGACCCCGCCGCCCGGCGGGTGCGCGTCGGCGGGCGGCCCGTGAACCTGACGGCCCGCGAGTTCGACCTGCTCTTCGAGCTGGCGCGCCACCCCGGCCGCGTCTACACCCGCGCCGAGCTGCTCGAGCGCGTCTGGGGGGCGGGATTCGAGGGGTACGAGCACACCGTCAACTCGCACATCAACCGCCTGCGCGCCAAGATCGAGCCCGACGCCAAGAACCCCGTCTACGTCGAGACCGTCTGGGGCGTGGGCTACCGCTTCGGAGGCGGAGAGGGGTGA